One genomic segment of Mytilus galloprovincialis chromosome 5, xbMytGall1.hap1.1, whole genome shotgun sequence includes these proteins:
- the LOC143075339 gene encoding uncharacterized protein LOC143075339 isoform X1, whose product MAAAQQFLSTPAKLPKQWQPKLNEWSVYHSSHPDVAQAGWRKWSAEHPDWYARRSTSRHPDWYNRQTNTTRRVDYKNIIFFIIFSVDYKNINWHYERPSKPTSRVHDDFIPNNNEVMHKAVQRPMPHNKAYMGTFSYPRPFPMEIPPPKWGLYNPPNYEEPARFDHFPPLRYNGY is encoded by the exons ATGGCAGCAGCACAACAGTTTTTATCAACGCCTGCCAAACTCCCTAAGCAATG GCAACCAAAGTTAAATGAATGGTCTGTGTACCACAGTAGTCATCCAGATGTTGCTCAG GCTGGTTGGAGGAAATGGAGTGCTGAACATCCAGACTGGTATGCCAGACGATCTACTTCACGACACCCTGATTGGTACAACAGGCAAACTAATACAACCAGAAGAG tggattacaaaaatataattttcttcattattttttcagtggattacaaaaatataaactgGCATTATGAGAGACCATCAAAACCAACAAGCCGAGTACATGATGACTTTATCCCTAACAATAATGAGGTCATGCACAAAGCTGTACAGAGACCTATGCCACACAATAAGGCCTACATGGGAACATTCTCTTACCCTCGACCATTCCCAATGGAAATACCACCACCAAAATGGGGCTTATATAACCCACCTAACTACGAAGAGCCAGCAAGATTCGACCATTTTCCACCTCTAAGATATAATGGATATTAG
- the LOC143074379 gene encoding uncharacterized protein LOC143074379 → MAYNYPPNVPKYPSSREMFRREVPEKYTRIIGRKSTQHWTDKWYDSGYPTLRREELPKLTERQEPCNQPWQYQLGVSAVPKWTKDRKDWPVSSSYLKQGRPPTETTRASGLNRMFLTKEENFYPFSNYMTSTYRKPVYSIFGPLQKRPVYGVTHQHNRHGFMSFEDYY, encoded by the exons ATGGCCTACAACTATCCACCGAACGTTCCTAAATATCCAAGTTCTCGAGAAATGTTCCG aCGTGAGGTTCCTGAAAAATACACTAGAATAATTGGAAGAAAGTCGACACAG cACTGGACTGACAAATGGTACGATTCTGGATATCCAACTCTTAGAAGGGAAGAATTACCAAAGCTAACTGAACGACAAGAACCTTGCAACCAGCCCTGGCAATACCAACTAGGAGTGTCAGCCGTGCCAAAGTGGACCAAAGACCGGAAGGATTGGCCTGTCTCTTCCAGCTACCTTAAACAAGGACGACCACCAACAGAAACCACACGCGCTAGTGGCCTCAATCGTATGTTCCTAACCAAAGAGGAGAATTTCTATCCTTTCTCTAACTATATGACATCGACCTACCGGAAACCAGTTTATTCCATATTTGGACCTCTACAGAAACGACCGGTATACGGTGTTACACATCAGCACAACAGACATGGTTTCATGTCTTTTGAAGACTATTATTAA
- the LOC143075340 gene encoding uncharacterized protein LOC143075340 — protein MAMADTLFFNGKQDKYPYHVNYPPNVPKYPSSQEMFRREVPEKYTRIIGRKSTQHWTDKWYDSGYPTLRREELPKVADRHEPCNQPWQYQLGVSAVPKWSKEGKDWPVSSRYLKQGRPPTETTRARGINRLSLPKEENFYPFSNYMTSTYRKPVYSIFGPLQKRPVYGVTHQHNRHGFMSFEDYY, from the exons ATGGCAATGGCAGATACTTTATTCTTTAACGGGAAACAGGATAAATACCCGTACCATGTCAACTATCCTCCGAACGTCCCTAAATATCCAAGTTCTCAAGAAATGTTCCG aCGGGAAGTTCCTGAAAAATACACCAGGATAATTGGAAGAAAGTCGACACAG cattggactGACAAATGGTACGATTCTGGATACCCAACTCTAAGAAGGGAAGAATTACCCAAGGTAGCTGATCGACACGAGCCTTGCAACCAACCATGGCAATACCAACTTGGCGTGTCAGCTGTGCCAAAGTGGTCAAAAGAGGGGAAGGATTGGCCTGTCTCTTCCAGATACCTGAAACAAGGACGACCCCCAACAGAAACCACACGCGCCCGTGGCATCAATCGTCTGTCCCTTCCAAAAGAAGAGAATTTCTATCCTTTCTCAAACTATATGACATCGACCTACCGGAAGCCAGTTTATTCCATATTTGGACCTCTACAGAAACGGCCGGTATACGGTGTTACACACCAGCACAACAGACATGGGTTCATGTCTTTTGAAGACTATTATTAA
- the LOC143075339 gene encoding uncharacterized protein LOC143075339 isoform X2, translating to MAAAQQFLSTPAKLPKQWQPKLNEWSVYHSSHPDVAQAGWRKWSAEHPDWYARRSTSRHPDWYNRQTNTTRRVDYKNINWHYERPSKPTSRVHDDFIPNNNEVMHKAVQRPMPHNKAYMGTFSYPRPFPMEIPPPKWGLYNPPNYEEPARFDHFPPLRYNGY from the exons ATGGCAGCAGCACAACAGTTTTTATCAACGCCTGCCAAACTCCCTAAGCAATG GCAACCAAAGTTAAATGAATGGTCTGTGTACCACAGTAGTCATCCAGATGTTGCTCAG GCTGGTTGGAGGAAATGGAGTGCTGAACATCCAGACTGGTATGCCAGACGATCTACTTCACGACACCCTGATTGGTACAACAGGCAAACTAATACAACCAGAAGAG tggattacaaaaatataaactgGCATTATGAGAGACCATCAAAACCAACAAGCCGAGTACATGATGACTTTATCCCTAACAATAATGAGGTCATGCACAAAGCTGTACAGAGACCTATGCCACACAATAAGGCCTACATGGGAACATTCTCTTACCCTCGACCATTCCCAATGGAAATACCACCACCAAAATGGGGCTTATATAACCCACCTAACTACGAAGAGCCAGCAAGATTCGACCATTTTCCACCTCTAAGATATAATGGATATTAG